The DNA sequence CGGCGGAGGAGAAACCGTTTCACTCGATGGCCGCGCAGAAAGTGCCGGGCGCTAAGCAAGCGATCGGGATCATCCGCAAGGCGGACCAAGTTGCCAACTTTTGTAACGACGTCGTCGGCGACGTCAGCGGGATCATTAGCGGTGCCGTGGCGCTTGCCGTTGTCACACAAATGGTAAGCTCGCTCCAACATCCGACAAGTACCGTACAAGTTCTCATTAATACACTTTTAACGGCGATCGTCGCCGCGGTGACCGTCGGTGGCAAAGCGCTCGGAAAAACGTTTGCGATCCGCTATGCGAATGAAATCGTCTTCCGCGTGGCCAAAATCTTTCACCTTTTAGACGTGCAGTTTAACATTAAACTGTTTGACATTCGTGCGCAAAAGCGCAAAAAAAAGAAACAGAAAGCGGGAAGTTAAAGAGTGTTCACTAATCAAATCGACTCACCCGACAAGTTAAAACAGCTGTCCCCCGAGGAGTTACCACAGGTAGCCACCGAAATCCGCGAGTTTATCGTTGAACAGCTCAAATTTACCGGTGGACATTTGGGGGCCAATCTCGGTGTAGTTGAACTGACACTTGCGATGCACTACGTATTTGACAGTCCCCGCGACAAGTTTATTTGGGACGTCGGTCACCAAGCTTACGTTCATAAAATACTGACCGGACGCGCCGACCAGTTCGATACGCTGCGTCAGTATAAAGGGCTTTGCGGCTTTCCGAAACGATCGGAAAGTGAGCACGACGTATGGGAAACGGGGCACAGTAGTACGTCCTTGTCTGCAGCGATGGGGATGGCGGTAGCCCGCGACCTGAAAGGTGACGATTACAACATCGTCGCAGTCATCGGCGACGGTGCGATGACTGGTGGCATGGCGTTCGAAGCGCTCAACAACATCGGTCACGAACAGAAAGACGTCATGATCGTCCTCAACGACAACGAAATGTCTATTGAGCAAAACGTCGGCGCGATGCACCACTATTTAGGGAAACTGCGCACCGACAAGCATTACAAAAAAGTAAAAGAAGAAGTCGAAACGTTGCTCAAACGCATTCCAGCGATTGGCGGACGAGTGGCGAAAACGATGGAGCGCCTTAAAGACAGTATCAAGTATATGCTCGTCTCTGGCGTTATTTTTGAAGAGTTAGGATTTACGTATTTAGGGCCGATCGACGGGCACAACGTGAAAGACGTCATAAAAACGTTAAAGCAGGGTGCCGATACGAAAGGGCCGGTACTCGTGCACGTCGTAACAAAAAAAGGCAAAGGGTATAAACCTGCCGAAGAAGCGACAGACAACATGCATGGCATCGGCGCCATTAAAGTTGAATCGGGTGCACTTAAAAGCACTCCGAAAGGCCCTAACTACAAAAACGTGTTCACCGATACACTGATGGAACTGGCGGCAAAAGACGAACGCATCGTGGCGCTTACCCCGGCGATGCTCGGCGGCAGCGGACTGACGAAGTTTGCGAAGCGCTTTCCGGACCGTTGCTTCGACGTCGGCATTGCCGAACAGCATGCGGTGACGATGGCCGGCGGCATTGCCACGCAAGGGCTGAAACCGGTCGTCGCCATCTACTCGACTTTTTTGCAACGCGGCTACGACCAAGTTATTCACGATATCGTGCGTCAAAACTTAAACGTGTTTTTCGCGATTGACCGGGCGGGGTTCGTCGGTGCTGACGGCGAAACGCACCAAGGGGTGTACGACATCGCCTTTTTGCGCTGTCTGCCAAACATTACGATTATGGCTCCGAAAGACGAAAATGAATTCCGGCACATGATTTACACCGCGATCGAAGCGGATGGACCGACCGCCGTACGTTATCCGCGCGGCGAAGGGCTAGGCATACCGCTCGACGAGACGCTACAGGCGATTCCGGTTGGACAGTCAGAAGTGTTGCGCGAAGGGCGCGATGTCGCGTTAGTCGCCCTCGGCACGATGGTCCCGCTCGCTGTCGAAGCTGCGGAACTGCTTCAGCGCGAAGGAATTAGTGCACGCGTCATTAACGCCCGCTTCGTCAAGCCGCTCGACGAGCAAATGATACTGAAGCAAGCGCGCGACAACATGCCGATCGTGACGATCGAAGAAGGGGTGCGACAAGGCGGATTCGGCAGTGCCGTCTTAGAGTTTCTCGCCGAGCGCCACATTCGCCACCTTGCGGTAGAGGTGATTGGGACACCGGACTATTTCGTCGAACACGGCAGCGTGTCCGACTTGTATCGCGAAGTCGGTCTCACGCCAGAAAACATTGCTGCGCGGGCGCGCACGATAGCTTTAAAACGAGGGCGGCGAGCGCGAATTGCAGCAAAATAAGCAGCGCATCGACACGTTACTCGTAGAAAAAGGTTTGTTTGCGACGCGGGAAAAAGCGAAAGCGGCGCTCATGGCAGGTCTCGTCCGCGTAGGCGGGGAACTCGTCGACAAGGCGGGGACGAAAGTGCCCGTACATGCCGATGTGCAAGTGACGGGAGCGCCTCATCCGTACGTCAGTCGTGGCGGGCTTAAATTGGAAGAGGCGTTGCGCGCCTTTGCGTACGACATGACGGGACGCGTCGTCATCGACGTCGGCGCGTCGACTGGCGGCTTTACCGACTGTGCCCTGCAGCACGGCGCCACCCACGTGTACGCGGTCGACGTCGGCTACGGTCAACTCGACTGGAAGCTGCGGCAAGATGAACGTGTCACAGTGATGGAGCGAACGAACTTTCGCCATGTCGACCCCGACTGTTTTTCCGATCCCCGGCCCGACGTCGCCCTCATCGACGTCTCTTTTATATCTTTAGATAAAATTTTACCGAAATTGGGTGAGATTTTGCCGGAAGGCGGGACGATTCTCTCGTTAGTTAAACCGCAGTTTGAGGCCGGGCGAGAAAGCGTCGGCAAAAAAGGGATCGTGCGCGATCCCGCGGTGCATCGGGAAGTGTTAGCGCGCACCGTGCACATGGCGGAGACGCACGGCTTCCGCATGAGCGACGTGGCGTTTTCCCCAATTACCGGCAGCGAAGGGAACATCGAGTTTTTAGTCGCATGGCGCAAAGTAGCGCGAGCGTTACTGTCTGTAGACGACATCGCGCACCGCGTCGAGGAAACGGTCTCCCGTGCGCACCGCGAATTATCGCACTAATTTATGAACAGCTCCCACCGCGAGGAGGGGGCTGTTGGTGTGTCTCGGCGTGTCTAATCGGAATGCCGGCGAGGGATAAGACGAACGTGAGCGCGTGTCTCAGCGTGTCTTAGCATGTCTTTAATTAGGGAAGGGAGAAATTGTGATGGATTACAAACCGTTAGTTGAGGCGTATCGGGGCGGTACTTTGGAGAATGTGCACCACGGTGTCATTTGCGGTGTGTCCGATCGCGGTGAAGTCATTTATTCTGTCGGGGATGAAAATCATTTGACGTTTCTGCGCTCCGCTGCGAAACCGTTACAGGCGATTCCTGCAATCACGCACGGTGTAGACAAAAAATTTGCTTTGTCCGCTCGCGAAGCGGCGCTGTTTGCCGCCTCGCACAGAGGTGAAACGTATCATATCGAAGCGCTCGATCGGATGGCGCAAAAAATGGGCATTGACGAAGCGGAGCTGCACTGTTTGCCGACATACCCGCTAAACGACGAACCGAAAGCAGCGTGTATTTACAATCAC is a window from the Numidum massiliense genome containing:
- a CDS encoding TlyA family RNA methyltransferase translates to MQQNKQRIDTLLVEKGLFATREKAKAALMAGLVRVGGELVDKAGTKVPVHADVQVTGAPHPYVSRGGLKLEEALRAFAYDMTGRVVIDVGASTGGFTDCALQHGATHVYAVDVGYGQLDWKLRQDERVTVMERTNFRHVDPDCFSDPRPDVALIDVSFISLDKILPKLGEILPEGGTILSLVKPQFEAGRESVGKKGIVRDPAVHREVLARTVHMAETHGFRMSDVAFSPITGSEGNIEFLVAWRKVARALLSVDDIAHRVEETVSRAHRELSH
- the dxs gene encoding 1-deoxy-D-xylulose-5-phosphate synthase, coding for MFTNQIDSPDKLKQLSPEELPQVATEIREFIVEQLKFTGGHLGANLGVVELTLAMHYVFDSPRDKFIWDVGHQAYVHKILTGRADQFDTLRQYKGLCGFPKRSESEHDVWETGHSSTSLSAAMGMAVARDLKGDDYNIVAVIGDGAMTGGMAFEALNNIGHEQKDVMIVLNDNEMSIEQNVGAMHHYLGKLRTDKHYKKVKEEVETLLKRIPAIGGRVAKTMERLKDSIKYMLVSGVIFEELGFTYLGPIDGHNVKDVIKTLKQGADTKGPVLVHVVTKKGKGYKPAEEATDNMHGIGAIKVESGALKSTPKGPNYKNVFTDTLMELAAKDERIVALTPAMLGGSGLTKFAKRFPDRCFDVGIAEQHAVTMAGGIATQGLKPVVAIYSTFLQRGYDQVIHDIVRQNLNVFFAIDRAGFVGADGETHQGVYDIAFLRCLPNITIMAPKDENEFRHMIYTAIEADGPTAVRYPRGEGLGIPLDETLQAIPVGQSEVLREGRDVALVALGTMVPLAVEAAELLQREGISARVINARFVKPLDEQMILKQARDNMPIVTIEEGVRQGGFGSAVLEFLAERHIRHLAVEVIGTPDYFVEHGSVSDLYREVGLTPENIAARARTIALKRGRRARIAAK